In the genome of Gloeotrichia echinulata CP02, one region contains:
- a CDS encoding Uma2 family endonuclease codes for MTAAIPKTKLVNFTEFIQWKPDGGRYELHDGVIVEIAQPVGDHEEITGFLTLELATEIKRINLPYSIPKQVLVKSLFGESAYLPDLLILNRNNLANEPLWKKESTVTQGASVPLVIEVVSTNWRDDYYKKAGEYEGIGIPEYWIVDYLANGARKFIGNSKQPTISVYLLVEGEYQVSQFRGNDRIISPTFRDLNLTAEQIFQLEPQGVPHRNL; via the coding sequence ATGACTGCAGCTATACCAAAAACCAAATTAGTAAATTTTACAGAATTTATTCAATGGAAACCTGACGGGGGACGCTACGAATTACATGATGGAGTGATTGTTGAAATAGCACAACCAGTGGGAGATCATGAAGAAATTACAGGGTTTTTAACTCTGGAACTAGCTACAGAAATTAAACGAATAAACCTCCCCTATTCCATCCCCAAACAAGTATTAGTCAAATCGCTTTTTGGTGAATCAGCCTATTTGCCAGATTTGCTGATATTGAACCGCAATAATTTAGCAAATGAACCATTATGGAAAAAAGAATCGACAGTAACTCAAGGTGCCTCAGTTCCATTAGTTATTGAGGTTGTCAGTACAAATTGGCGTGATGATTACTATAAAAAAGCTGGCGAATATGAGGGTATTGGCATTCCTGAATACTGGATTGTTGATTATTTAGCTAATGGTGCAAGAAAGTTTATTGGCAATTCTAAACAACCAACTATATCAGTTTACTTGTTGGTTGAGGGTGAGTATCAGGTTAGCCAGTTTAGGGGTAATGATAGGATAATATCACCAACTTTTCGAGATTTGAATTTAACTGCAGAGCAAATTTTTCAACTCGAACCGCAAGGAGTCCCACACCGAAATCTCTGA
- a CDS encoding ATP-binding cassette domain-containing protein, translating into MSQVILENIYKSFPPRKGEGTTSLSQKSDTASERADNINVLRQINLTVEDGEFIVLVGPSGCGKSTLLRLIAGLEVMTGGKIWLGDRLINDLPPKERDIAMVFQNYALYPHMTVYDNIAFGLRRRGGGGDYSREEENTSSSSQLPPWAENLLVEMTRKLPKGLRYVSDRERAVAQRVLNVAQLLQIEPLLNRLPKQLSGGQRQRVALGRAIARNPQVFLMDEPLSNLDAKLRAETRAQIVKLQRQLGTTTIYVTHDQTEAMTMGDRIAIMNQGQIQQVAAPLELYNRPANRFVAEFIGSPPMNFIPVEFHAPLLISHSQFRFTLPDIWVNALQKYDGQTIILGMRPEHLIMGVPATKNLPVDVDVVENLGNDSFISVRLSQTDNYLQVRVPPDKLVRPGEQLWLSLVTDKIHFFDPETELAIFPKSPYPSLPFEN; encoded by the coding sequence GTGTCCCAAGTTATTTTAGAAAACATTTATAAAAGTTTTCCCCCCCGCAAAGGGGAAGGTACTACGTCACTATCCCAAAAAAGTGATACAGCGTCAGAACGTGCAGACAATATTAATGTCTTGCGACAGATTAACCTCACCGTCGAAGATGGGGAATTTATCGTGCTGGTGGGACCCTCTGGTTGTGGTAAAAGTACCCTGCTGCGGTTAATAGCTGGGTTGGAGGTGATGACTGGCGGTAAAATTTGGCTAGGCGATCGCTTGATTAATGACCTCCCCCCCAAGGAACGGGACATCGCAATGGTGTTTCAAAATTACGCCCTCTATCCCCACATGACGGTGTATGACAACATTGCTTTTGGTCTACGGCGCCGAGGAGGAGGGGGAGACTATTCAAGGGAAGAAGAAAATACTTCCTCATCCTCCCAACTTCCACCGTGGGCTGAAAATCTACTGGTGGAGATGACAAGAAAGTTACCTAAAGGACTCCGTTATGTTTCTGATAGGGAACGGGCTGTAGCTCAACGGGTGCTGAACGTTGCCCAATTGTTACAAATTGAACCATTGTTAAATCGATTACCCAAACAATTATCTGGGGGACAAAGACAACGGGTAGCATTAGGAAGGGCGATCGCCCGGAATCCCCAAGTGTTTTTGATGGATGAACCGCTGTCGAATTTAGATGCTAAACTGCGGGCTGAAACTCGCGCTCAAATTGTGAAATTGCAGCGACAATTAGGGACAACGACCATTTACGTTACCCACGACCAAACCGAAGCAATGACAATGGGCGATCGCATTGCAATTATGAATCAGGGACAAATCCAGCAAGTGGCTGCACCTCTAGAACTTTACAACCGCCCTGCTAACCGCTTTGTCGCCGAATTCATTGGTTCACCACCGATGAATTTTATCCCGGTAGAATTTCACGCCCCATTATTAATTAGCCATTCCCAGTTTCGCTTCACTTTACCAGATATCTGGGTCAATGCTCTGCAAAAATACGACGGACAAACCATAATTTTAGGTATGCGTCCAGAACACTTAATTATGGGTGTACCTGCTACGAAAAATTTACCAGTGGATGTAGATGTGGTAGAGAATCTTGGTAATGATTCTTTTATTAGTGTGAGACTGTCCCAGACTGATAATTATCTGCAAGTGCGGGTACCACCAGATAAATTAGTGCGTCCTGGTGAGCAACTTTGGTTATCGCTGGTGACAGATAAAATTCACTTTTTTGACCCGGAAACTGAGTTGGCGATATTTCCTAAGAGTCCATATCCTAGTTTACCATTTGAGAATTGA
- a CDS encoding ABC transporter ATP-binding protein, with translation MFKEVLNTVRRYTKAFCRSLPFLWTAAPKETILMIAGVLLQGIVPAISITITKQVVDKVAIAVNEGKEITVELMAGLVAAWVGALLLQALLRPWMSAIQGNLGEKLTTHINLLLMRKADTFPDLNRFEDSKFYDELRLLQEQVNYQPMGFIGNLAEGGSSLFTLVTMIVLLFPLGFWIPFVIIITTIPQIYVSFQYEMIIWGAMYDKSPEARRMQYCSSVMLTDTYAKEVRLFKLGSLFISRYIKEFQSLHQTMRHLRGKQAFWAARLSVMSALGNGFAFYWVVQQAFRGEISPGSVLLFVQSLAYLQQNLEQCITVSLTTFETLLYMQQFFGFLDSQATMPVCIPGKPVPVPMRTGITFNKVQFCYPDNRSALTDVSFTLEPGETVALVGENGAGKTTLVKLLTRLYDPTEGAILVDGVDLRELNLDGWRQKIAVVFQDFSCYALTLGENIALGDIEALDDSERLRRAVQKAGIAELVEKFPQAELTPLGKQFGGTELSGGEWQKLAIARAFMREEAQILILDEPTAALDPRSEYEVYRRFVELAQGKTTLLITHRLASVRMADRILVLKHGQLIEEGTHEELLGRKGEYATLWNMQVEQYGYQINGSCVCSVLNY, from the coding sequence ATGTTTAAAGAAGTGCTGAATACTGTACGTAGGTACACAAAAGCTTTCTGCCGTTCTCTACCGTTCTTATGGACAGCAGCACCAAAAGAAACAATCTTGATGATTGCTGGTGTGTTGTTGCAGGGAATTGTTCCCGCAATCAGCATTACTATTACCAAGCAAGTGGTAGATAAAGTGGCAATAGCTGTGAACGAAGGTAAGGAAATTACTGTTGAACTCATGGCTGGCTTGGTAGCTGCATGGGTTGGGGCTTTGCTGCTACAGGCTCTCCTGCGACCTTGGATGTCAGCAATTCAAGGAAACTTGGGTGAAAAGCTAACGACTCACATTAACTTGTTGTTGATGCGTAAAGCTGACACTTTTCCCGATCTGAACCGTTTTGAAGACTCAAAGTTTTATGACGAGCTACGGCTTCTCCAAGAACAAGTAAACTATCAGCCAATGGGTTTTATTGGCAATTTGGCTGAGGGAGGCAGCAGTTTATTCACTTTGGTGACTATGATAGTGCTGCTATTCCCACTGGGATTTTGGATTCCGTTTGTGATTATCATTACAACCATACCCCAGATATATGTTTCCTTCCAGTATGAAATGATTATTTGGGGAGCTATGTATGACAAAAGTCCAGAAGCCAGGCGGATGCAGTATTGCTCTTCGGTGATGCTTACTGATACTTACGCTAAAGAAGTGCGATTGTTTAAGCTTGGTTCTTTGTTTATTAGTCGATATATCAAAGAATTCCAGTCTTTACATCAAACTATGCGTCACTTGCGTGGTAAACAAGCTTTTTGGGCAGCACGTTTATCTGTGATGAGTGCTTTGGGGAATGGCTTTGCCTTTTATTGGGTGGTGCAGCAGGCTTTTAGAGGAGAGATTAGCCCAGGAAGTGTACTTCTTTTCGTGCAATCACTAGCTTACCTCCAGCAGAATTTAGAACAATGTATCACTGTCTCTTTAACTACCTTTGAGACTCTACTCTATATGCAGCAGTTTTTTGGTTTCCTTGATAGCCAAGCTACCATGCCTGTGTGCATTCCGGGTAAACCAGTACCTGTTCCCATGCGAACGGGCATCACTTTTAACAAAGTACAGTTTTGCTATCCAGACAATCGGTCTGCTTTAACAGATGTTTCCTTTACTCTGGAACCTGGAGAAACCGTAGCTTTGGTAGGGGAAAATGGCGCAGGCAAGACCACGCTCGTAAAGCTGCTGACGCGGTTATATGACCCTACAGAAGGAGCTATTTTGGTCGATGGTGTGGACTTGAGGGAATTAAATTTGGATGGGTGGCGACAGAAGATTGCTGTGGTGTTTCAAGACTTTAGTTGCTATGCACTTACCCTGGGAGAAAATATTGCATTGGGAGACATTGAGGCATTGGATGACTCAGAACGCCTCAGACGTGCAGTCCAAAAAGCTGGTATAGCTGAACTGGTCGAAAAATTTCCTCAAGCAGAACTTACTCCTTTAGGTAAGCAATTTGGTGGTACAGAACTTTCGGGAGGGGAATGGCAAAAATTAGCGATCGCTAGAGCCTTCATGCGGGAAGAAGCCCAAATACTGATTCTTGATGAGCCTACAGCTGCCCTTGACCCCCGCAGCGAGTATGAGGTATACCGACGCTTTGTAGAACTAGCTCAAGGTAAGACTACGCTTTTAATTACTCATCGACTAGCTTCAGTACGCATGGCTGACCGGATCTTAGTTTTGAAGCATGGGCAGCTGATTGAAGAAGGTACTCACGAGGAGCTATTAGGACGTAAAGGTGAGTATGCGACGCTTTGGAATATGCAAGTAGAACAATATGGCTATCAAATTAATGGCTCTTGCGTGTGTAGCGTGCTTAATTATTAA